In a single window of the Vitis vinifera cultivar Pinot Noir 40024 chromosome 6, ASM3070453v1 genome:
- the LOC100244997 gene encoding UDP-glycosyltransferase 87A1, whose translation MITDYITKPGNMPSYNMGRSRSSHVVAMPLPGRGHLNPMMNFCKLLASRRDDVLITFVVTEEWLGFIGSDIKPDNIRFGTIPNIIPSERVRAADLSGFYEAVMTKMEDPFEQLLNRLEPPVTTIVADTFLFWAVGVGNRRNIPVASFFPMSATLFSMFHHVDLLAQNGHHPIDISERGDERVDYIPGLSSTLIADFPPLLHNHNPVLARIVQAFSWLPRAHCLLLTSVYELEAQVIDALKSIFSSPIYPIGPVIPYFKLGDSSSVTTGSDNLNYLQWLDSQPCHSVLYISFGSVLSVSSAQTDEIAAGLRDSGVRFLWVARGEASRLREVCGEMGLVVPWCDQLKVLSHSSVGGFWTHCGWNSTVEGLFSGLPFLTFPIALDQFSNSRAAVEDWKIGWRVKRQAGVETLVPREEIAELLKRFMDLESHEGKEMRRRARKVQKICEEATANGGSSETNMDAFTREITQLLLPSHEEI comes from the exons ATGATTACAGACTACATTACTAAACCGGGAAACATGCCTTCCTACAACATGGGACGGTCCAGATCATCCCACGTGGTGGCCATGCCACTCCCCGGAAGAGGCCACCTCAACCCCATGATGAACTTCTGCAAGTTGCTAGCTTCAAGAAGAGATGACGTACTCATCACCTTCGTCGTCACGGAGGAGTGGCTGGGGTTCATCGGCTCCGATATCAAGCCGGATAACATCCGCTTCGGCACGATTCCCAACATCATCCCCTCTGAGCGAGTTCGCGCAGCTGATCTGTCCGGGTTTTACGAAGCTGTCATGACGAAGATGGAAGATCCGTTTGAGCAGCTCCTGAATCGGCTTGAGCCTCCGGTTACGACAATAGTAGCAGACACATTTTTATTCTGGGCGGTCGGCGTCGGGAATCGCAGGAATATCCCGGTAGCCTCGTTCTTTCCGATGTCGGCGACGTTGTTTTCCATGTTCCACCATGTGGATCTTCTTGCGCAAAACGGCCATCACCCGATTGATATATCAG AAAGGGGAGATGAGCGCGTGGACTACATCCCTGGACTTTCTTCAACCCTCATAGCAGATTTTCCACCATTACTCCACAACCACAACCCAGTCTTGGCTCGAATCGTACAAGCATTTTCATGGCTGCCCAGAGCTCACTGTCTTCTGCTCACTTCCGTCTATGAGCTAGAAGCCCAAGTCATCGACGCTTTGAAATCAATATTCTCATCCCCCATATACCCCATTGGCCCTGTAATACCTTATTTCAAACTCGGAGATAGTTCCTCTGTAACTACTGGTTCTGACAACCTCAACTACCTCCAATGGCTGGACTCCCAACCTTGTCACTCGGTGTTGTACATCTCCTTTGGAAGCGTTCTTTCGGTTTCGAGTGCACAGACGGATGAAATTGCAGCTGGGTTGCGCGACAGCGGTGTTAGGTTTCTGTGGGTGGCGCGTGGAGAAGCTTCTCGGCTCAGAGAGGTGTGTGGTGAGATGGGGTTGGTAGTGCCCTGGTGTGATCAATTGAAGGTGCTGTcacattcttctgtaggcggATTCTGGACGCATTGTGGGTGGAACTCCACCGTGGAAGGCCTTTTTTCTGGGCTTCCTTTTCTGACTTTCCCGATAGCACTTGATCAATTTTCAAACAGTAGGGCAGCTGTGGAGGATTGGAAGATCGGGTGGAGGGTGAAGAGACAGGCGGGAGTGGAAACTTTGGTGCCGAGAGAAGAGATTGCCGAACTTTTGAAGAGATTCATGGATTTGGAAAGCCATGAGGGAAAAGAAATGAGGAGAAGAGCAAGAAAAGTTCAGAAGATCTGTGAAGAAGCAACTGCAAATGGTGGATCCTCGGAAACCAATATGGATGCTTTTACAAGAGAAATCACACAACTCCTCCTCCCCAGCCATGAAGAGATTTGA